A section of the Bacillus sp. HSf4 genome encodes:
- a CDS encoding YwgA family protein, with product MLKEHAKLMKVFSDSGEIIGRKKLQKIIYILKKLELPFYEKYDFHFYGPYSEELTLQVEELCNLGFLHEVKEKKGGYYQYRYSPTEAGSQFLKQCELDMRDIKPYIEDVNRQSSRFLELVSTILYFEGLDQKEIREKVFTIKSKQRYTDEEFDEAVAYIKKLRDLC from the coding sequence TTGTTAAAAGAACACGCAAAACTGATGAAGGTCTTCTCAGATTCGGGAGAAATTATCGGGCGAAAAAAGCTGCAGAAAATCATTTATATTTTGAAGAAATTGGAGCTCCCCTTTTATGAGAAGTATGATTTTCATTTTTACGGGCCGTACTCAGAGGAACTGACGCTTCAGGTAGAAGAACTTTGCAATCTCGGATTTCTCCATGAAGTCAAAGAAAAAAAAGGCGGGTATTATCAATACCGTTATTCTCCAACTGAGGCGGGAAGTCAATTTCTTAAGCAATGCGAGCTGGACATGCGCGATATCAAACCGTATATAGAAGATGTCAACCGCCAATCTTCGCGGTTTCTGGAGCTGGTTTCCACCATTCTTTATTTTGAAGGATTGGACCAGAAAGAGATTAGGGAAAAAGTGTTTACGATCAAAAGCAAACAGCGGTATACAGACGAAGAATTTGATGAGGCTGTCGCCTACATAAAGAAACTTAGAGATCTTTGTTGA
- a CDS encoding zinc-dependent metalloprotease → MKKRSLFLTLLLSASLIPGAAASAVDSSGHEHRAAGTKVEALPRAKGFKDLKGSVQIERTTKTKILDEKGNVTGAKTFKKNTSTFSTQASTGTQKISVLAVADKQYRKKHKDWKTRIVQTVEQADVMFNRDHQIDFVVEAVGPWTSSGKNSEQILDNLAEKYSDADYQFVVGFTDNQNFEAGGIAFQYGSKPAGPAFSVTFDMGTEYTAQAATHELSHNFGLEHDPQGSGIRCIMNYDFAYTVDVWDEEHNQQIERNKAWYQ, encoded by the coding sequence ATGAAAAAACGTTCTTTATTCTTAACTCTATTACTGTCTGCAAGTTTAATTCCCGGTGCGGCCGCCAGCGCTGTCGATAGCAGCGGCCATGAACACAGAGCAGCGGGAACGAAGGTCGAAGCATTGCCGAGAGCAAAAGGCTTCAAAGATCTAAAAGGAAGCGTTCAAATCGAAAGAACGACTAAAACTAAGATATTGGATGAAAAAGGAAATGTCACAGGGGCAAAAACCTTTAAAAAGAATACAAGTACATTTTCTACCCAAGCGAGCACAGGAACGCAAAAGATCAGCGTGCTTGCCGTGGCTGACAAGCAATACCGGAAAAAACATAAAGATTGGAAGACGAGAATCGTTCAAACCGTCGAGCAGGCCGATGTGATGTTCAATCGCGATCATCAAATTGATTTTGTTGTCGAAGCCGTCGGGCCGTGGACGTCATCAGGAAAAAACAGCGAACAGATTCTCGACAATTTGGCCGAGAAGTACAGTGATGCAGATTATCAATTCGTTGTCGGCTTTACGGACAATCAAAACTTTGAAGCCGGAGGCATCGCATTCCAATACGGCAGCAAGCCGGCTGGCCCCGCGTTCAGCGTGACCTTTGATATGGGAACCGAATATACCGCACAAGCGGCTACACACGAATTATCCCATAATTTCGGGCTGGAGCACGATCCGCAGGGGAGCGGGATCCGCTGCATTATGAACTATGATTTCGCATACACCGTCGATGTTTGGGATGAAGAGCATAATCAACAGATCGAGAGAAACAAAGCTTGGTATCAATAA